The Betta splendens chromosome 12, fBetSpl5.4, whole genome shotgun sequence genome contains the following window.
TTACACCATCTTTTAATATAATGCACCTGTAGAAATATAAATGCAGACTTGTCAACAGGACCTGCTCCTGTTTTCATGGAGACTGAGGCACCTTTTTTAAACCTGCTCTGATCTTAAcacttttgtttcacacattcagTTTAAAAGTCATGTTGCTATTTTGGCCTAAAACCTGACCTCTGGCCTTCCCAGCAGCCCAGCACAGGCCCGGCTCCATTGGCCTGGTTGGTGTGTCCATCGGAACACGAAGGCCTCCCATAGGTGGAAAGCTGAGGAGGCCCAGTCTGCTATGCACAGCTGCTGTCGGGGCGGCTATAAAAAGTGTGTGGCGTCCTGGCTGCAGCGCACTGTTGGTCAGCCAGTGGGGCACAAGTTAGAAGGGGTGAAGGCAACAGGTTGGCTTCAAGGTAAACAGAGCGTAAGCATGGCCGGTGTGCATCGTCTGGTTATTGTCCGCCACGGTGAGAGTgcctggaaccaggagaaccgGTTCTGTGGCTGGTTCGATGCTGACCTCAGTGAGAAGGGTGTGGAGGAGGCGAAGCGAGGGGCCCAGGCCATCAAGGACGCCGGCCTCAAGTTCGACGTGTGCTACACCTCCGTGCTGAAGCGCGCCATCAAGACCCTGTGGACCATCATGGAGGGCACGGACCAGATGTGGCTGCCCGTGATTCGCACCTGGAGGCTGAACGAGCGCCACTACGGCGGCCTCACCGGGCTCAACAAGGCCGAGACGGCCGAGAAGCACGGCGAGGAGCAGGTGAAGATCTGGCGCCGGTCCTTCGACATCCCCCCTCCACCCATGGACAAGGACCACCCCTACACAAAGGTCATCAGTGAGGTGAGATGAGGGACCCAAAAACTATGACTGCTCAGGAGTCTACCAGCATGTTGTTGTAACCCTCCACTTCTTCTTACATCCAGTCACGGCGTTACAAGGGCCTGAAGCCCGGGGAGCTGCCCACGTGTGAGTCACTGAAGGACACCATCGCCCGTGCGCTACCTTTCTGGAATGAAGTGATTGCTCCTGAAATCAAGGCCGGGAAGAACGTCATCATCGCCGCCCACGGCAACAGCCTCCGTGGAATTGTCAAGCACCTGGAGGGTGAGTCTAACAGCTAGCAGACGGAGAAAACTTAAActatgacagagagagagagagagagagagagagagagagagagagttgtggATCGCAATGTGTAAAAATAGCATGCAGGAACGCTCCACCAGAGCTCAGGGACAGGAGAGGGTCATGAGCTCGGTTCCCGTTACAGTCATGACCTTTATGTAAAAAGCTTGACCTTTTGGAGGTGGCCTTGCATGGATAAGCTACACGGGACAAAGGTAAATGTCAGACAGTACAGCAATAGTAGAGGTCAAGACGCTGGCGTCCAACGGACGGAGAAGCTGTTCCTGCGACTTGCTCCAGACGTTTGTCTGATCCGTTGatctgcatgttgatgcgtcTTCACAGGTATGTCTGATGCAGCCATCATGGAGCTGAACCTGCCCACAGGAATCCCTATCGTGTATGAGCTGGACGCAGACCTGAAGCCCGTAAAGCCCATGTCCTTCCTCGGCGACGAGGAGACCGTGAGGAAGGCCATGGAGGCCGTGGCCGCCCAGGGAAAAGCCAAGAAGTAAAGCTGCTCTGGAGACAGACTGACCCCACCTTTGTTTCCCCTTCGACCTTGTCCTGCTGCCCATTCGTCCCTCCTTGCAGTCCATTCCAACTGGGGAAACGCCTAATGGCTATTCTGGACACGGGCCACGTCCAGCGCATTGGCGTCCTGCTTGTGTGAAGGACACAGGGATGACCTGTCAAACCAAGCAGCCAGATTGGCCCCACATTTCACGCAGCCACATGCCTCTCCGTCCTTTGAAATCGTGCTCAGGCCCTGTTTTGTGGGCTCCACATCCTGGTGCAACCAATAAAGAAGCCAAGTTTTTATGTAGGCCTGTGTCTGCTCATCCTTATCGTATATTTATGTGCTTTCCATTTAGAAACCAGTGATTTCAGCAGTGCAGAGGTGCTGTGAAATCTTATctaggaggagagagagagagagagagagagacagtctgAAGCATAAGTTAATGGGTTCATCCTGGCAGGATTCCCATGATGCGGAAAAGAGCTTGGTCTTGAGTTTTTGCTTGTCCTGTGCTCTAGATAGATCACTGGAAAACACGCAGACAAAGTACTACGAGACCTATTGTGTCAACATATTAGACCTGCAGGTGACAAATTAAAGACAAAGCATCTTTTCCAGCAGCCTCAATTCTGCTAAATCCTATAAAGTGACAAAGCAAATAAGACATTCGTCTAGTTTGCTGCAGCCAGTGGCTTTTTGCTGGCAGCATTAAGCTCGACGTTTTGGAGGAAGCATCACTGCCGCTCAATACCAACTGTCCTGAGTCATTATATGTGTTAATGGTCAAATAGGTCCATCTTGTCAGGTGTGGTCTCTTGGGTGACAGTGCCCCATCTCATTATAAACGCTCAGTAAAAGGGATAAATGGTAGCATCTGCTGCTACCTTTCCACCCTCCACATTTCCACCCACACCaacatattttttaaaaatggcCTGGTGAACATGCAGCTTTCTCACATTGCTGTTTagacattcatttgttttttacgCCAATACACAACAAAAGAAAGACTGTGTGGTGCGACCCGGATCAATGCTGCACCAATGGGCACTGAAGTGAAGCAAGACAAATGTTTAACCTGATGATGGCACTATAACAAAGCTTAAGGATCCATAAACTAAAATTCAATTCTTTCAGTCAGAACCAAAGTAGTGAACCAACACACTGTACTGTGGCAAACACTTAAAGGAGATGCTACTACTGCATATCACAGCAACAAAAGCCACATAACATAGATTTAAACTCGTAGTAAAgctttttattactattaaattgtacatttaaatgcatttttaaaacaacttttaaataacagtaaaaaAACAGGACACAGTTGAGCAGGATCATATGTTCTGGGTGGAGGTTAATATTATTCTGCCATCTACTGGCCAATAACAGAAACACCAACAGAGCTTGAATGAATTAGTTTGATTTGTGTATGATGTAATACTGGTCTGATGGATATCTGACATCGGCAGTAGAGATGTGAGGAACCCAGCGTTGGTTTTAGTACAGTTTACTCAGTTTCAGTTTTATCAGACGATTGCTTCCTGAGGGACTTTAAGAAGTTGGGGAGAGATGCGACCTTGTATGGATTCTTCTTAAAAGCAAgagctttttttgtttctgcttgGGCTTCATGTACATACTGTGCACTTTCCATTACGTTCCTTTCTATGTTGTTGACGAGCCCCCCCTGGTAGAAGACAACCATAACTGATGAGTCAGGGTTTTGATCTCTGATCAGAATACCATTTTACTCATGAGATCATTTAAGGTGTCTCTCTTACCTGAGAGTCCATCATCATGGCAGTGAAAGTAAATATCTCATGCATCTCCTTGATATCTGACTCAAGACTGACAATATTCTGATGACGTGACTCAATCTGATTCAGGGCTTCGCTTGTTCTTTGGGCATCAATGTTGACCTGTTGAAGAGAAGATGATTCACATTACACCTGCTGAATCAGCCAgaacaacaaattaaataaattaaaaggaatcCTACTGACATCAGAAATGAAAACGTCAAGATTGCCGCTGTTCAGCATCTCCTCCAATTCTTCATCTGTAACCACTTTATCCACTGAAATGGAAAAAGCAGTAAAGATTTTTAAGATAAAGCAAATGATAGACAACACAATACATGGGGTGTGCACAAAACGGGCCATATGTAAGAATGGCGGAACCAGTGTCCATTTGTTTTGTCAACTCACTTATCTCCAGCTGTCTTTGAATTTGTGCTTTGCATTTGTCTCTGAAGTCCATTTGTGAGCTATGGTGGCCCCTCATGACTTCATAGAACTGCTGAGTCAGATATGAATGCTGTTGAAAGGTAAAAGACAGAACTGGACATTACTGGAAATAACACAATATAAATAATCATATTACAGATAGACCTTTATCTGTAGTTATCTTGTCATTACAGGTGATTATGCATAATCTGCCTCGTTGTGTTTGACTTACCAACGATTATCAAAATGATTGCTTATAATATGCTAAAGATAAAGTGGTCACAAACCTGGTTTTTCATAATACGTTGAATTACTGAGGGCCTATTACCATTCTCATCCACAGGTATGTTTTTTTGCATCACTGAAAAACATATGAATAACCAACTTCAAGAGTACAAACGGGATAATTCAAACATCAAGCCTGTCTTAAAGTCTGCTAATTAAACCCAGTTACTTTTTGACAGTTCACAGCAAACGATTGCTCTTGTTCTCAGTGGTAGAATGGACTGTGTTGATTTGCAAGTCAAATCATttgttacaaacacacactcccataATGCTAGGAACTGTAGGGTTCCTCCTCACTGTGTATTCTTTCTATCGGGTCAAAGAAATGAATCACTCACAGTTTAACTTCACTTGGACGAGGTCTACACTCTTCTTGAACTCAttgttctgcagctccagctcatcaTTGCTTCCTACAGGAACATCAGAACCAGTTTAATAGAGGGGACATTTCAGCTCCTTTACAAATGCATGtgtcatgtttttcttttctatgTAATTATCGATTGCCAAATTACTGTACTTActgacaaaatgtgaaaactTATTGCAAATAGAGCGTGCAAAACTGAagtctgaacagtttttatgcTATGCATTTTGATTTTTATGCCATTTGCTGCTGGTATTGTATTAACACGTAATTGTGGATCACGCCTCCAGTCTGGtctcgtctgtgtgtttctatctTCTCTGCAAATAGACACAGGCGTGTTTGTCAAgggctgctttgttttgtttgctgagCCCTCCAGGGGAACAGCAGCGTCCAAGCATCCAGTGCAAAAAGTTGAGCAAGAAGCCTTCGAGCGTCTACTGTCCTGACATAAGGTCTCACGTTTATAGAACCACGGACTTACTCCTGTTTAGGCTGTTGTTGAGGATGTGGCGCTGCGCCGTCATCACGCGCTCCGCCTGAAGGGACAGTTCCTCTACGTGTTTTCTCAGCTCCACCACctgcgcacgcgcgcgcgcacacacacacacacacacacacacacacacacacacacacacacacaggtagaaaACGAGGTGATGCCGCCGGATGTCAGACAAAGCAAACGCGCAGACCCGTCGTAACTCGTACCATTCGGTGAACTTCGTCCACGTCCGCGTCTCTGACTCCGGACGTCGTCGTCTTACGCTGCTGTCGATAAAAAAGGGAGGATTCgttcatcacctgctgctgcagcgcacgTCAACAAACGGAAAGTCCCTTCAAAGAGGTGTTGGCTGGTAACTGCGTGTGTTCAGCCGGACGTGTACGTTGTCGGTAAATACTTACAAATGCCATCAGTGCGTCCTGACTGAATATCAAAGCAGAAACAAATGTTGAAACAACTTCTGCTACTTTCGCTATTGACCACCGGTGTCGGCTGGTTGAGGAGCCGAGCGCACCCTTATGATATTAGGCGCGAGCCCGTAGGCGCGTCTCCGTAAACAAAAGAGCCAATCAGCTGCGAGAACATTGAACCCGGAAGAGACACGCCTAAAACGACCGTTAGGTAAATGGACAGGTGTTTGCCGAGgtctctttgttttctctgtaatGAATAGTTTGGCATATCTGTTCTTTGTACAGTCACATCTTATAAACACTTTTTATTTGTCCAACATAAATGATTTCTAGCACTAGAGCCAGGCTAAGCCTCAAGATCTCCCCCTGCCCTTATTTGTACTGTTTATTGTGATGGTAAACACTGAAACGCTTCCTCCATCTGGGTCATTGCAACTTAATGATGGCTTCTCTAAGCGGTACCTGCAAGCCTCCTTTTTCATGTGCTTTGCTGACTGCAATCTTATTTAGAACACAGTCATACAATGCATCTGTTTTCATTGGCCCACATTGATTCTTTTTATATTCACCTGTTTCTATGAAGCCTTTATCAGGATGGTGGACATCATGGCTCAATCATGGAGCATTTAATTCACTGATTCACTCATTTGTACATttctgctgtttgtaactgtctgtAGAATTGAGTCTGTGCTCGGTGACATGATCGATGACTGCATCTGTCTCCTCAGATATTTATTGTCCCAGCAGGTTAATGAAGAGTTCCTTCAGACACTTACAGTGTCTTACGTCTTCAGTCAGTGGTTTTCagtgtcagtggtggttttcatAAATGCAGCATCTGCTGGTGAAAACACACTAAAGGGTTCTGTTTCTTGGTGTGAGTTATAAAGTTCAACATGTTTATATCTTTTAACCATTAGCCAAGTGTTATATTTGCACATGTGTCTTACTGTTTATTGTTGACCTTAACAGGCTCAGTTAGTTTTCAATGTAAATGCTGTGCTCACATTTAACTCTACTCCTGAAGGCACTTGGATCCTGAGGGTTATCATGATGTTTGCTCACTGACACCTGACATACACACCTGTTCAGTCAGTCACTTAAATATAAAAAGTGTCTGTACCACCTGTTGATCCAAATTCATCTGTAGATCTGACATATTTTCACCTTTAATTTTACAGTTTAGGAATTGTTAGTTAGGAAGTCTGTAGAAACATGTCCTGTTTCTGCCTATAACGAGTAATAAACAAACGAAATAAACAAAACGTTGCATTAGACATTTTCAGCTGTCGACATGTAGTATTTATTAAATGGTTATATCTAAACATTTTTGTTTAGCCGGAACTGTTTTAGtaaatttattatatattttctggTGTAGTTCTGCTTTCCTACCACTAGAGGTAGCTTTAACATTACAATTGGAGCATGTTGTTTGTATGAACTCTGCATTTAGCCTTTAACTGTAATACTCAAAGCTTTGcagtaaatacatttttgaCAGAGTAATATACAAtgataaatacatttttataacaACAATAGTTTGTGATCTCGAACAGATCAAACAAATCAGGAGATACAGTTTCTGACTCAGCAAAGAAGACAGCATTTCATACAGTAGCATAAGCATCTTTCTTGACGTATGTGTTGATATTATAATGTGAAACCAATGCAGTATAATGCAACACGTATTAGGGTTCTTTAACCCTTATAGACAGCGCACAGACAACATCCTTACAGGAACCCCTGTAGTTTTGGCCAGCGTCCTAAACAGTAATGAGTTGCTAATTACTAATGAGCTTTTAGTCCAGTTGGTACTAAATCTAAAGCAGATGTGACAGCCAACTCCCTCCACCTGCACTTGTGCCTCAGCCTTTACTCTCATGACAACATGGCTCTGAGGGATAGCAGCGATGGAGCTTAAGATGCTGCAGCATGCTGCTGTGATGCAAAGCCGGGTAAGACTCCTGTGCAGAGCGAGACGCTGTCTGGCAGTGTCACTCTGAATTAGCTGAGTCTGGGGAGCTGCTCTCTACAATCCGAAAAGGAAGAATTGGAATAAAGCTAAAGTCAAAAGCCTAATCATTACCTGGCAGCAATAATCAGCAACTCCTCGTTGCAGTTTCAACGTGTGGCGTCTGAGGGCAAACAGGAATGATCCCAAAGCATACGTGTCTGTGGAGGGACTGTGAAGCTGTAGTTGGGCAGACTGACCTACCTGTAGAGCAGCGCAGGCTGACTTATTTCTATTAACAGTTTTCAATGCAAATCAATAATGTATGCTCGCTGGCAGCTCAGCAGCGCTCGGCACTGATTTCTCAGACTGGAACACGCAGGAGTCGGCAGGCAGGCAGCTGGGAAGCAATCTTGCTCCATCAGTGATGATGAATCCCCAGTGAAGGcgtacagtagatacagtggGACACGAGTGGGGTCCAGcacagcatacagtacatacactaCGGCATGGCTGCTTTTTGGTGTAGTCTCATCAAAGCAAGAATGAATGCAGTTACAAACTGTTTGTATAAGGTTTCACGCGGCGCATACATAATTTAATAAAGCGTGCACTGGCTGCTCGTATTCCTGCACTGTTTCCTATTTTTCAATCTATTCTAAATGCCATCATAACACACATGCTGTTGTTCTGTCCATGGTAGGGGTGAACTGAGGGGTGAACATGAGCCCCAACGCATGATCCATCTAATTAACTAGACGGGCGGGGCTAGAGGTTTGTGCAAGCCTTCTTAATTGTATTTCCACTTTCATGATTAAAAGCGTGATGTGATATAATCATGTAATGCTCCATGGGAGGCGAACAGCACTAACACGCCCTGCGTGAACACTCCAAACAGGCTTTACACTGAATGTCCACATCCTAAATCCCAATCAGGAAGTTGGTATAAAATATGTTTCGGATCCTCCACTTTATCTCTTGTCTACTTCTGCTTCTACTTACACTAGCAGGGACATCAGTCACCTGTTAATTGACAGCTGATCACTAATTACTGATGATTCACAGTGACTTCACCTGAAAGGAGAAGAGAGACGAGGTGCGACGTCAGTGTGGGAAGGAAACAGGAGGGAGATGTGTCTCCTGAACAAATTACTCTAATCGCTTTAGCCCATCGTTCTTCACACGTTTGGCGCGGCTCATTCTCTAATTAGTTCAGCCATGCACCATAATGTGTGTTGAGGGAGTTTCATTTAACAGAAACCAAAACCTTAACTAAGTTTAGTCTCTCAGCAACACCTTTCATCAAAGCTAGTGGTGCACGCTGCCGCGTTTGGACGCTTCAGGCCACAGAGTCTATGGAGGAAATGCATGTCGCCTACTTCCCACAACCGCGTCCATCACGGCAGGAAGATTAAGGAGGACGAGACTCAGTCGTCACCCTGTGCCTCCGTCAGTGTAACGGGACCACGATGTTGACTACACAGCTCGAGTCAGTCGGGAGCCAAATTAAAGTTTGCTCCAGTTAATTTCAGTCACAAGCCTCTAGTATAAAACCCTACTGGTGTGAGATCATGGAGGTCTGGCTGCTTCATCAGGAAGGTTATTTCAAGCTGATGCCTCTGAGGTGTTCCATCCAAACCGTTACTGCCAGGTTCCTCATGCCCCAGAACCGTTATGCTCTGAAGACAGAACCCGTCCGCTTCATATTCATTCCCACTCAAGttctgaagtaaaaaaaaaaaaaacacactgtctCCCCGGTTGTCGCAGGTCGTGTTAAACAGTTCTAAGCTGCAGcatttaaatatgaaacaaGAGTTTAAATCCGTCACCAACACAGGCCTGGCAGGCAGCGCTTTACGCAGGCCTCCACCTGCTCGGCTTTAGGATGAACATTTCAATTGGATCCACTAATTTCACACCTGACTACCTGGCTGCTACTGAAAGATTgtcatttagtctttttttaaaacaaaaaagttttTCAAACAAAAgttttgcattttcattattGGTGTTATGTTGGCATTTAAATTGACCTGgaattcacatacagtataatatactCCTCTATCCATTCACGCAGTTAATGATGTTGTGCATGAttcaaaaattaaattaaagtctgCACTTCTGAGAATTAAAAAAGACAATTAGTCTAGAAAATGACTAAGGAAAACCGCGAGCTTTGTCAGAAATAAATGAACATGCAGAGTTGGGAGCCAGAGGAGAATAAATTAAGCTAAAAGTCCGGATCAGACGTAACCATAAGGTTGTCTTATTTATGATCATTATTATTTCACAAGACATGTGGATCCATCTCCTGTTCTTTTAATAATCCAGCTTCAGTACGAATAGACAAGACAAAACTGAACATTATCAGTGGATGTGAAATGGAAAGAAATGACTTTTATAGATGTGATCATTTTATATACAGTTTTTTTCCACTAAACAGTCCTGATTTGTTGAATACTTTATTACCTTTATTACCTAACTGACATAAACATTGTGGTGAGTGGGAGCTAAGAGCAGACGTTTTAAGATAAGTCACAATCATCGTGACGGTTTGATCCAAACTCGGTGCTTTTTCACAGGAGCAAAACACTGTTCATTTACGTTCCTGTCACTctcatctgttgagttcaaactGAGTGAGACGGGCTCTAAAATCACTATCACACGGGAAATTGAGGTTATACAGTAGAGAAACAGATAACAACAGATCAACAGTGTGTGGACGTCTTGCTTTGTACAATGAAAATAAACCAACAGTGACTGTTCTTTCTTTTGCTTCACAGACAAAACTACAAACAAGTACGAGACTCTTCTGCCTCTTCACCCACAGATGTGAGACTGAAGATTTTGGTGTGATTTCAGACGGAGCCCACTGAGTGGAAAAATGGATTTATTCAATCGAGAACAACCTcactaacaaacacacagtgatgtcAGAGGTGCGTTTGTCGCTCGTTTCCTGAATGAGGAGATGCGAAGCCCGGATAACATTAGCAGGACCACCTCACAAGGTCTCTGTGTTCTCTGCGCTGTGCTGTGAATGCTGAATGAGGCTGACGGCTGACGGTCGGCTTCACCCGCGCTGCTGAATGCAGGGAAATAAATCAGCGGAGTGTCGGGCAGGCTGCGCCTCACAGCCAAGCGTTAACAGCCTGGATGTTTACCtgctggacagagaggagggcgGCCGCGTTCCATTTCTGCCTCTTCTGCTGGAAGTGGAGAATTTTCACACATTTCCCCactaatttattcattttgaagCGTTTTTGGCTGCCGTTTTTAAAGTTGCACGTGTAGCTACAGAGACTCACGCTGCCATTTTTATATTCTGCGTTTCCTGTCAGGCAATCTGGCTTCCACAGATTCATTACCTTTTATAACAAGCTGCCAGCACCATTTATGTAAATAGCTGATGATTTCATCTTTTAGCAGAAAACGCAGACGTTTCCCTGCTTTCATTTTTGTTTCAAAGGGACAATGGAAGGACACTCCAGAATGGCTTCGCTTCCATTGGAGTTCACCGCGAATTGATCCCGTAATTGATCAGAATGCAAAGTAGCTGAAGGCTTCAAATGACAAATAGCATCAGAAAAAAAAcctggaggaggatgatgaggaaaGAAATGAGGAAAAATGACCTAGTCTCAGTTATTTTACATCACAAAGTTGTCAATGTCACAATGTGTCTCTCACACTGTGATAAAACTGtagctgacacacaaacaggaggaaaaagacAGAAGCATTACATTTTAGATGTGTGGACCAAATGCTCCACAGCTTATGATGATTCTTTGACCACTATCACAACTGCACAGTAATATAAACTTTGCTGTGCCCTTATTCTCACTTTGTTTTTACCTGAGTTAAGGTTTAATGAAGCCACTAAGATCCCAAGTAGAATCATTTTCTTGTCTACGCACCATCACAAATTAAGAAAAAGTTACTTTGTCATATAATTTATTCTGTTTCCATTTCTGTTTATTGCACTTGAGTCTGCCTAAAGAGCAATTATGATGCTTTATTACCAACCGGAGGCAAAACTCCTCCAGCATATGTGATAGAGCCACATTCTGATCTGCTACTGATCTTCATGAGGTTTGACAGCTACACGTTATAAAAGAAGACTGGTAACATAAAGacataaacacattcatcactCAGGTAGTTGAGATGGGGATGATTGAAAAGCTCATATGGAGACAAGACTGCGGCGAGAGCAAACAAaggaattaaaaatgtaaaagtgaGTTTTGGAAAATGTAATACTGTCAAAAGTATCTTGCTTTTCAAAGTAAGTTTCTAAACACAGATGTAACACATGGTGTCATTTGCACTAATGTTCTGTATTTAAAATGATATAAATGTTCTGCAAGAGCGTGAAAGACAGATAATAGCACAGGTTGTGCATTAATCCTTAGATTTAATCATCCATCACCCACACACTAATACAACAagttaaacaaacaagcagagacagtaacagtcagtgcaCATTACTGGGACTGACGCCTGGGGTCGGTGCTTAGGTTTAAACccatttcctgtttctcgtcaaaataaagttcatataacaataaaacaaatgctCTTCCAATAAATAGTTTAAATAAGTCCTTTTCAATAAGATGTAATATAATAACACTCTGGTGTTGACAGGGGCCAAGGTGCAAGTATTAACCtgaaaagcatgaaaacaaTGATTGTAAAGCTAAAATTACCCAAATATACATATGGATAATAAAGCAAGCAGTCAGAACCAGAGTGACGTCCAGTAGCATCACTGAGAAAGACCTCGAACCCACAGCTGCCTCCAGACTGCTTGTAAATTGTtcttactgtagctctgtgcaggttttacacttacagtaagcatgtccactgagcagcaccgcTCTAAACACCGTGGACGTCAAACCGCAGCCAAAACGTCCAACGTCCTGTCACTCTGCACACGGATAGATTGTGAGGATTACAAAAAGCTGGCAACCAACAGTGGTTGCTAAGCTGCTTTTGCAGGGAAAGATAATTCAGAAATCAATTGTTCATGGACAGATTTGAGCTGTAACTCACAGTGTGACAGACTCGCACA
Protein-coding sequences here:
- the LOC114867438 gene encoding syntaxin-2-like isoform X2, which produces MAFRKTTTSGVRDADVDEVHRMVVELRKHVEELSLQAERVMTAQRHILNNSLNRRSNDELELQNNEFKKSVDLVQVKLNLMQKNIPVDENGNRPSVIQRIMKNQHSYLTQQFYEVMRGHHSSQMDFRDKCKAQIQRQLEIMDKVVTDEELEEMLNSGNLDVFISDVNIDAQRTSEALNQIESRHQNIVSLESDIKEMHEIFTFTAMMMDSQGGLVNNIERNVMESAQYVHEAQAETKKALAFKKNPYKVASLPNFLKSLRKQSSDKTETE
- the LOC114867438 gene encoding syntaxin-2-like isoform X1, with the translated sequence MAFQRKTTTSGVRDADVDEVHRMVVELRKHVEELSLQAERVMTAQRHILNNSLNRRSNDELELQNNEFKKSVDLVQVKLNLMQKNIPVDENGNRPSVIQRIMKNQHSYLTQQFYEVMRGHHSSQMDFRDKCKAQIQRQLEIMDKVVTDEELEEMLNSGNLDVFISDVNIDAQRTSEALNQIESRHQNIVSLESDIKEMHEIFTFTAMMMDSQGGLVNNIERNVMESAQYVHEAQAETKKALAFKKNPYKVASLPNFLKSLRKQSSDKTETE
- the pgam2 gene encoding phosphoglycerate mutase 2, producing MAGVHRLVIVRHGESAWNQENRFCGWFDADLSEKGVEEAKRGAQAIKDAGLKFDVCYTSVLKRAIKTLWTIMEGTDQMWLPVIRTWRLNERHYGGLTGLNKAETAEKHGEEQVKIWRRSFDIPPPPMDKDHPYTKVISESRRYKGLKPGELPTCESLKDTIARALPFWNEVIAPEIKAGKNVIIAAHGNSLRGIVKHLEGMSDAAIMELNLPTGIPIVYELDADLKPVKPMSFLGDEETVRKAMEAVAAQGKAKK